The stretch of DNA GATCACTGCGCCCGTCGCGCAGTCGATCTGAGCGGGGATCTCTTCGCAGCGCACCACCTGCGCGATGCGGCCGCGCACGCGAAACGGCGCCAGGCGCACTTCGATGTATTCACCGACCGGGATGGCCCGCTCGCAGCGCAGGCCGAGGCCCGATGGGCTGACATCCGCCAGCTCCGCCGTGCCGCCGAGAAATGACTTGAAAGGATCGAGACAAATCACGCGCGCCCAGCCGGCCGTGCTCGCCCGACTCTCGCGGCGCCGGTCAAAGGGCAACGGGCGATCCAGATCCGCGCCGCGGAGCGCGTCGGCCCGCTGCGGCTTGGGGATTAGAAGATTCGCATGGTGGCTGAGTTTGAGCGCCATTCTATCGATCCCGGCGGAGCAGTCGTTTAGATCATCTGCCCCCTCAGGCGAAATCATCGGACGCTGCCCCCGACGCCTTGAAGCGGACCGCTGTTTTCGGGCGTCGGCAGCCGCGCGTCCCGGACACCGGCTCACGCCATTTCAGGAAGGGAACTCGGCGTCCTTGGGACAAGGGCCCGATAACCAGACGTCAAACCGGATTTCCAACTTTTTTCAGCGACTGGGATGCTTTTGGGGTTGACGACCACTCGCTTTTGAGGTATTACCTTACCAGCACTTCGGAGGAGGGCCGATCGCGGGCAGTCGCCCAACGTCGCTTGATCCGTCTGATTTGCCGCCGCGGGCGTGGCTGTCCCGGGCTTCGTGGCTTCTTGTGTCGTTTGATCCAACTCAGAAGGGGAGACTTCCGTGAAACCTGTATTGACTGCCTTTGCATGCATGGCCAGCCTCGCGCTGGCGCCCGTCGCGATGGGCGACGTGCTGAACGCGAATCCATCGGCGAACAACGGCGGCTCGGCCGGGTGGGGCATTTTCTTTGACCTGACCTCCAATGGCTCGGCCCTCGACGTCACTCACATGACCACCGCCAGCAGCGCCCCGGCATTCGCCAACTTCAATATCGAAATCTACGTCCGCGATGGCAGCGGCCTGGGCAACCCCGGCCCCGGTCAGTCGCCCACGGGCTGGACGTCGCTGGGCGTCACGCAGGCGACTCAGGGCAGCACTGGCAGCGGCATCTCCCAACTCATCGACATTCCCGACATCGCCGTCGGCGCCGGCCAGACGGTCGGCGTGGGCATCGTCTTCACGGTGTCCGGGCCTCGCTACTTCGGCACCGGCAGCCCGCCGCACCAGATCTTCGAAGACGCCAACCTCAAACTGACCACCGGCGACGCACGCTCGGCTCCGTTCACCAGCGGCGGCTCGTTCTTCTCGTCGCGCGGCCTCGTC from Phycisphaerales bacterium encodes:
- a CDS encoding PilZ domain-containing protein — protein: MALKLSHHANLLIPKPQRADALRGADLDRPLPFDRRRESRASTAGWARVICLDPFKSFLGGTAELADVSPSGLGLRCERAIPVGEYIEVRLAPFRVRGRIAQVVRCEEIPAQIDCATGAVIRPRHFHIGLRHAAAVRAA
- a CDS encoding PEP-CTERM sorting domain-containing protein, whose product is MKPVLTAFACMASLALAPVAMGDVLNANPSANNGGSAGWGIFFDLTSNGSALDVTHMTTASSAPAFANFNIEIYVRDGSGLGNPGPGQSPTGWTSLGVTQATQGSTGSGISQLIDIPDIAVGAGQTVGVGIVFTVSGPRYFGTGSPPHQIFEDANLKLTTGDARSAPFTSGGSFFSSRGLVGSLTYEVIPAPGTLALMGIGGFLAVGRRRRD